In a genomic window of Rhinopithecus roxellana isolate Shanxi Qingling chromosome 2, ASM756505v1, whole genome shotgun sequence:
- the LOC104658843 gene encoding immunoglobulin-binding protein 1-like has protein sequence MVAEDELLLPLPPGLLETGKQILDEVEVATEPAGSRTVQEKVFKRLDLLDKAAEMLPPLELFSRNEDLEEIASTDLKCLLVPAFQGALTTKQVNPSKHLDHLQRAREHFINYLTQCHCYHVAEFELTKAKSNSAENHTANSSVAYPSLVAMASQRQGKEERYKQKKELEHRLSEMKSAVESGQAGQADDERVCKYYLLYLQRWIDIILEEIKSIDQEIKIMRERDSSREASTSNSSHQEKPPVKPFILTQNTAQVKVFGAGYPSLATMTVSDWYEQHRKYGELPDQGIGKATPDKFRKAAQQQEHQEEKEKEHDEQTLYRAREWDDWKDTHPWGYSSHQNMGCRVHTSPTKESQAVLPSLGSRFSCVQRRQRC, from the exons ATGGTTGCTGAGGACGAACTACTGCTTCCGCTGCCCCCCGGGCTGTTGGAAACCGGCAAACAGATTCTGGACGAAGTAGAAGTAGCGACTGAACCCGCCGGTTCCCGGACAGTCCAGGAGAAGGTGTTCAAGCGCCTGGACCTCCTTGATAAGGCTGCCGAAATGTTACCGCCGCTCGAGTTGTTCAGCCGAAATGAAGATTTGGAAGAGATTGCGTCCACCGACCTGAAGTGCCTGTTGGTGCCAGCGTTTCAAGGAGCCCTCACCACGAAACAAGTCAACCCCAGCAAGCATCTAGATCATTTGCAGCGGGCTCGAGAACACTTTATAAACTACTTAACTCAGTGTCATTGCTATCATGTGGCAGAGTTTGAGCTGACCAAAGCCAAGAGCAACTCAGCCGAAAATCACACTGCTAATTCCTCCGTGGCTTATCCTAGCCTCGTTGCTATGGCATCTCAAAGACAGGGTAAAGAAGAGAGATACAAGCAGAAGAAGGAGTTGGAGCATAGGTTGTCTGAAATGAAATCTGCTGTGGAAAGTGGTCAAGCAGGTCAAGCAGATGATGAGCGTGTTTGTAAATATTATCTTCTTTACCTTCAGAGGTGGATTGATATCATCTTAGAAGAGATTAAGAGCATTGACCAGGAAATTAAGATCATGAGAGAAAGAGACTCTTCAAGAG aGGCATCAACTTCTAACTCATCTCACCAGGAGAAGCCTCCAGTGAAACCCTTCATTCTCACTCAGAATACTGCCCAAGTCAAAGTGTTTGGAGCAGGTTATCCAAGTCTGGCAACTATGACGGTGAGTGACTGGTATGAGCAACATCGGAAATATGGAGAATTACCAGATCAGGGAATAGGCAAGGCAACACCAGATAAATTCAGAAAAGCAGCTCAGCAACAGGAACatcaagaagaaaaggagaaagagcatGATGAACAAACACTCTACAGAGCTCGGGAGTGGGATGACTGGAAGGACACCCATCCTTGGGGCTACAGCAGCCACCAGAACATGGGCTGCAGGGTGCACACCTCCCCCACCAAGGAAAGCCAGGCAGTCCTCCCCTCCCTGGGTTCACGCTTCAGCTGTGTACAACGAAGGCAAAGATGCTAA